One Bacteroidota bacterium genomic window carries:
- a CDS encoding T9SS type A sorting domain-containing protein — MKMHHFTLFVVLFFLLGNTCIPQDFWEIVPTPDTANPWTITIHKNGDIFSGSNGVYLSHDQGETWEFKGLFGKTIGAIAIDSLDNVFAGTGSKMYKSTDYGESWYQVNYTLGNNTPIEAGPNGLMFAGGGINIGYLLRSFDYGESWDTVYIFSAGYYETIEDIMISPSGTVYFGTTPLGGVGGGVYRSIDHGENWEHIGLLYHYIQALALNSSGELFAASYSQYYTLIGGCYKYDEINSNWISLTENLNAKGLIINSNDDIYLGVSNEVGGPGGVYRSQDGGETWQWINSGLSANSIIGMWLSPDEYAYALTYASHTLNRSINPTVTVIDEDINTFKVEAFPNPSSENIYFRIALDVPVFKGSLMIFDIKGDILIKMDLKNTHNFQFITINTKEWSPGTYCYSIILNNYSQSGKILKIN; from the coding sequence ATGAAAATGCATCATTTCACATTGTTTGTAGTGCTATTCTTCTTGTTAGGAAATACCTGTATTCCCCAGGATTTCTGGGAGATAGTGCCGACACCTGATACAGCCAATCCCTGGACTATCACCATTCATAAAAATGGTGATATTTTCAGCGGCTCTAATGGTGTTTATTTATCTCATGACCAAGGTGAAACGTGGGAGTTTAAAGGATTATTTGGAAAAACAATTGGTGCAATTGCAATTGACTCTCTTGACAATGTATTTGCGGGAACAGGTTCAAAAATGTACAAGTCAACTGATTATGGTGAAAGTTGGTATCAGGTTAATTATACTCTTGGGAATAATACTCCCATAGAAGCTGGTCCAAATGGACTAATGTTTGCGGGAGGCGGAATAAATATCGGATATTTATTAAGATCATTTGATTATGGCGAATCATGGGATACAGTGTATATCTTTTCTGCTGGTTATTATGAAACCATCGAAGATATAATGATATCACCCTCAGGAACAGTTTATTTTGGCACAACTCCTTTGGGGGGGGTTGGAGGCGGCGTTTACCGTTCGATTGATCATGGCGAAAACTGGGAACATATAGGATTGCTTTATCATTATATACAAGCATTAGCGCTGAATTCTTCAGGCGAGTTGTTTGCTGCAAGTTATTCACAGTACTATACTCTAATTGGCGGATGTTATAAGTATGATGAAATAAACTCAAACTGGATATCATTAACAGAAAACCTAAATGCAAAGGGACTTATAATTAATTCAAATGATGATATTTATCTCGGTGTCTCTAATGAAGTCGGGGGTCCAGGAGGTGTTTATCGCTCACAGGATGGTGGAGAGACTTGGCAATGGATTAACTCCGGATTAAGTGCGAATTCTATTATTGGTATGTGGTTATCACCTGATGAATATGCCTATGCATTAACTTATGCATCGCACACTTTAAACAGAAGCATTAATCCAACTGTTACTGTGATTGATGAAGATATTAATACTTTTAAAGTAGAAGCTTTTCCTAATCCTTCTAGTGAAAATATTTATTTCAGAATAGCTTTAGATGTGCCAGTTTTCAAAGGCTCTCTGATGATTTTTGATATCAAAGGCGACATTTTAATAAAAATGGATTTAAAAAATACCCATAATTTTCAGTTTATAACCATAAACACTAAAGAATGGTCACCAGGAACTTATTGCTATAGTATCATTTTGAATAATTACAGTCAAAGTGGTAAAATTTTAAAGATCAATTAA
- a CDS encoding enoyl-CoA hydratase-related protein has translation MKTFQTIEFELTDEIGTIWLNRPEKHNAMDAEMIGEIIECFELVGEMTDVRIVLLRGRGKSFCAGADLNYMKGIAAFGYEENYQDSLRLAKCFNTIYRCKKPTIAVVQGAAIGGANGLLAACDFVFCADDTKFAFAEVKLGIVPATISPYVIKRIGEYSARDLMITGRRFLGKEAEYHRLVNKSMPAEELENQVNETIKVLITSGPEAMAACKKLIYDISNELCMDTIMEYTAKVIAELRASKEGQEGMASFLEKRQPNWVHN, from the coding sequence ATGAAAACCTTTCAAACTATCGAATTCGAATTAACAGATGAGATCGGCACTATCTGGCTGAACCGGCCTGAAAAGCATAATGCCATGGATGCCGAGATGATCGGCGAGATCATCGAGTGTTTTGAGCTGGTTGGTGAGATGACTGATGTCCGCATTGTGCTGCTGCGCGGACGCGGAAAATCGTTCTGTGCCGGCGCTGATCTGAATTATATGAAAGGCATTGCAGCATTCGGATATGAGGAGAACTACCAGGATAGTCTGCGGCTGGCAAAATGCTTTAACACCATATACAGATGCAAGAAGCCAACCATTGCCGTTGTTCAGGGTGCTGCCATTGGCGGTGCTAACGGGCTGCTGGCGGCCTGTGACTTTGTTTTCTGTGCTGACGATACCAAGTTCGCCTTTGCCGAGGTGAAGCTCGGCATCGTGCCGGCGACCATATCACCGTATGTCATTAAACGCATCGGGGAATACAGCGCCCGTGACCTGATGATCACAGGAAGACGGTTCCTGGGCAAGGAAGCCGAGTACCACCGGCTGGTGAATAAATCCATGCCGGCAGAAGAGTTGGAGAACCAGGTGAATGAAACCATAAAGGTCCTTATAACCAGCGGACCTGAAGCAATGGCAGCATGCAAGAAGCTGATCTATGATATCTCCAATGAATTGTGCATGGATACCATTATGGAATATACTGCAAAGGTGATTGCCGAACTGCGTGCATCAAAGGAAGGACAGGAGGGCATGGCTTCATTTCTCGAGAAAAGACAACCCAACTGGGTACATAACTAA
- a CDS encoding acyl-CoA dehydrogenase family protein has protein sequence MDFELSDVQKMIRDTVRDFAEREVQPVAKDLDEKAEFSPELTKKIGELGLFGMYLPEKYGGQGMDYLSYVIAVEELARVDSSQAATLAAHNSLGIGPLYNYGSEEQKMKYLPRLCTGEALWGFGLTEPNAGSDSRGTKTIARLENGEWIINGSKIFITNASADITIGSTVQAVTGDKDGKKEFTCIIVEQGTPGFKAVTMHGKMLWRASNTAELYFDECRVQEENILGQRGQGSKIMLSTLDSGRLSIAAMGLGLAQGAFEMAMQYAKDRKQFGQPIINFQVNAFKLADMATKIELARNLLYKACWLKDNGKPFAKEAAMSKLYCSEVANEVAFEAVQLHGGYGLMKDYDIERFYRDQRLLQIGEGTSEIQRLVISRYIGC, from the coding sequence ATGGATTTCGAATTATCCGACGTACAAAAGATGATCCGTGACACGGTGCGTGATTTTGCTGAGCGCGAGGTACAGCCTGTCGCTAAGGACCTTGATGAGAAAGCTGAGTTTTCACCCGAATTGACCAAAAAGATCGGTGAGCTGGGTCTCTTTGGCATGTATCTGCCCGAGAAATATGGCGGCCAGGGGATGGATTATCTATCTTACGTCATTGCCGTGGAAGAGCTCGCAAGGGTCGACAGTTCGCAGGCTGCGACGCTGGCAGCCCATAACTCCCTTGGTATAGGACCTCTTTACAATTACGGGAGTGAGGAACAAAAAATGAAATACCTGCCCAGGCTGTGCACAGGTGAGGCGCTCTGGGGCTTTGGCCTTACCGAACCCAATGCAGGCTCTGACTCCAGGGGCACTAAAACCATCGCCAGATTGGAAAATGGCGAATGGATCATCAACGGTTCAAAGATATTTATCACCAATGCATCCGCAGATATTACCATTGGAAGTACCGTTCAGGCTGTCACAGGTGACAAAGATGGTAAGAAAGAATTCACATGTATAATCGTTGAGCAGGGCACACCGGGATTCAAGGCAGTCACCATGCATGGGAAGATGTTATGGAGAGCTTCAAATACGGCTGAGCTTTACTTCGATGAGTGCCGTGTACAGGAGGAAAATATTCTTGGGCAGAGAGGGCAGGGGTCAAAGATCATGCTCAGCACACTCGACAGTGGCCGTCTATCCATTGCCGCCATGGGATTGGGGCTGGCACAGGGCGCCTTCGAAATGGCCATGCAGTATGCCAAAGATAGAAAACAGTTCGGCCAGCCCATCATCAATTTTCAGGTCAATGCGTTTAAGCTTGCTGACATGGCCACCAAAATCGAACTGGCCAGGAACCTGCTTTACAAAGCCTGCTGGCTCAAAGACAATGGCAAACCCTTTGCCAAAGAGGCAGCTATGTCGAAACTGTATTGCTCGGAAGTCGCCAATGAGGTTGCCTTTGAAGCTGTCCAGCTTCATGGTGGTTATGGGCTGATGAAAGACTATGACATCGAACGCTTTTACCGCGACCAGCGGTTGCTGCAAATAGGCGAAGGCACATCTGAGATCCAGCGGCTGGTCATTTCACGCTATATCGGTTGCTGA
- a CDS encoding methylcrotonoyl-CoA carboxylase, with the protein MFTLQSKIKTSSDEFKKNREEFLKVLSRYKEIHGQVIKGGPEKAVQKHKERGKLLARERIDKLIDPNTPFLELSALAAYDIMENEHPSAGIVTGIGVIHGRETVLIANDATVKGGTYIKETIKKHLRAQEIAMDNHLPCVYLVDSGGVFLPEQSNVFPDRDHFGRFFYNQAQMSSMRIPQIAIVMGSCTAGGAYVPAMSDEAIIIKQQGTIFLGGPPLVKAATGEVVTPEELGGAEVHTTISGVADHFAENDIHAIQICRNIFENLDKNERQEIDIQPIEEPLYDPEELYGIAPVDFRKLIDPREIIMRMVDGSRFHEFKERYGPTIVTGFAHIMGFPVGILANNGVLFSESALKATHFIELCCSRKIPLMFLQNITGFIVGKDFERKGIAKDGAKMVHAVANANVPKFTVIFGGSFGAGNYGMAGRAYSPRLLFMWPNAKISVMGGMQAAGVLIQVKEEAYKAKGQEMPQAEIDALRKSILDKYDFEGSAYFSTARLWDDGIIDPVDTRKIVAMGISMSLNKKFDDQKFGVFRM; encoded by the coding sequence ATGTTTACACTACAGAGCAAGATCAAGACCAGTTCCGACGAGTTTAAAAAGAATAGAGAGGAGTTCCTCAAGGTTCTCAGCAGGTATAAAGAGATACACGGCCAGGTGATCAAAGGCGGGCCGGAAAAAGCTGTCCAGAAGCATAAAGAGAGAGGCAAGCTGCTGGCACGCGAAAGAATCGATAAACTCATTGATCCCAACACGCCATTCCTGGAGCTGTCGGCTCTTGCCGCTTATGACATCATGGAGAATGAGCACCCGTCGGCCGGCATTGTCACCGGCATAGGTGTGATCCATGGCCGCGAAACAGTGCTGATAGCCAATGATGCCACGGTGAAAGGCGGCACCTATATCAAGGAAACGATAAAAAAGCATTTGCGGGCACAGGAGATAGCCATGGATAATCATCTTCCGTGTGTTTATCTTGTTGACTCGGGTGGGGTGTTCCTTCCGGAGCAGTCCAATGTTTTCCCCGACAGGGATCATTTCGGGCGGTTTTTTTACAACCAGGCACAGATGTCATCCATGCGGATTCCGCAGATTGCCATTGTCATGGGATCCTGTACAGCCGGTGGCGCATATGTTCCGGCCATGAGCGACGAGGCGATCATCATCAAGCAGCAGGGCACGATTTTCCTGGGTGGACCTCCGCTGGTGAAAGCAGCCACAGGAGAAGTGGTGACACCCGAAGAACTCGGCGGTGCCGAAGTACATACAACCATCTCCGGTGTGGCTGACCACTTTGCCGAAAACGACATCCACGCCATACAGATCTGCCGTAATATCTTTGAGAACCTCGACAAGAATGAACGCCAGGAAATTGACATCCAGCCTATAGAAGAGCCGTTATATGATCCTGAAGAACTGTATGGCATTGCCCCTGTTGATTTCCGAAAACTCATCGACCCGCGCGAGATCATTATGCGCATGGTGGATGGCAGCCGCTTTCATGAGTTCAAGGAAAGATACGGTCCGACCATTGTTACTGGATTTGCTCATATTATGGGATTTCCTGTCGGCATCCTTGCAAATAACGGTGTTTTGTTCTCAGAATCAGCACTGAAAGCAACACACTTTATCGAATTATGCTGTTCGCGCAAAATACCCCTGATGTTCCTTCAGAATATCACCGGATTTATTGTAGGAAAAGATTTTGAGAGGAAAGGTATTGCAAAGGACGGTGCCAAGATGGTTCATGCTGTAGCCAATGCCAATGTGCCTAAGTTCACCGTCATCTTTGGTGGGTCATTCGGTGCCGGCAATTATGGCATGGCCGGAAGGGCCTACAGTCCGCGCCTGCTCTTCATGTGGCCCAACGCCAAGATATCGGTCATGGGCGGCATGCAGGCTGCAGGAGTGCTGATACAGGTGAAAGAAGAAGCTTATAAGGCCAAAGGTCAGGAAATGCCACAGGCAGAAATCGACGCACTGCGGAAGAGCATACTCGATAAATATGATTTCGAAGGATCAGCCTATTTCAGCACCGCCCGTCTGTGGGATGACGGCATCATCGATCCTGTGGATACGCGAAAAATAGTGGCTATGGGGATTTCAATGTCATTGAACAAGAAGTTCGACGATCAGAAATTTGGGGTGTTTAGGATGTAA
- a CDS encoding T9SS type A sorting domain-containing protein, with protein sequence MRNLRYKILILLLILIAKPTFSQDFWEIVPTPDTANPWTITIHKNGDIFSGSNGVYLSQDTGETWEFKGLFGILAASIAIDSLDNIFVGTGIQMYKSTDYGENWDLVQNTPGSFPLATGPNGLMFAGGKENAIGYLFRSLDYGETWDTAFIFPGTYEEITYMFLSPLGIFYFSTTAWMGGGGGVYRSMHNGETLEHIGLLNHFVQALATDSAGNLFAASYGQYYTSIGGCYLYDEINSNWIQLTEDLNADAIIINSIDDIYLGVSNEVGGPGGVYRSQDGGETWQWINSGLSANSIIGMWLSPDEYAYALTYASHTLNRSINPTVSIIDENINLFKLNVFPNPFSDNIYIRTDFDVPVYNGTLVVFDIKGDMIIKMNLSNFQNFQLLDINTKEWSPGAYFYSIILNNHSQSGKILKVY encoded by the coding sequence ATGAGAAATTTACGTTACAAAATACTGATTTTACTTCTGATTCTTATTGCTAAACCTACTTTTTCGCAGGATTTCTGGGAAATAGTGCCGACACCTGATACGGCTAATCCCTGGACTATCACCATTCATAAAAATGGTGATATTTTTAGTGGTTCCAATGGCGTCTACTTATCTCAGGATACTGGTGAAACCTGGGAATTTAAAGGATTATTTGGGATATTAGCTGCTTCAATTGCCATTGATTCACTTGATAATATATTTGTGGGAACGGGTATTCAAATGTACAAATCAACTGATTATGGGGAAAATTGGGATTTAGTTCAGAATACTCCTGGAAGCTTTCCTTTGGCCACCGGTCCAAATGGATTAATGTTTGCCGGAGGTAAAGAAAATGCCATTGGATATTTATTTCGATCATTGGATTACGGCGAAACATGGGATACGGCATTTATTTTTCCTGGTACGTATGAGGAAATAACGTATATGTTTTTATCTCCTTTGGGGATTTTTTACTTTTCTACGACAGCCTGGATGGGAGGCGGAGGTGGAGTTTACCGTTCAATGCACAATGGAGAAACATTGGAACATATTGGACTGTTAAATCACTTTGTGCAAGCTCTGGCCACTGATTCAGCTGGGAATCTGTTTGCCGCAAGCTATGGGCAATATTATACAAGTATTGGTGGATGTTATTTATATGATGAAATCAACTCAAATTGGATACAACTTACTGAAGACTTGAATGCTGATGCTATTATTATCAATTCAATTGATGATATTTATCTCGGTGTCTCTAATGAAGTCGGGGGTCCAGGAGGTGTTTATCGCTCACAGGATGGTGGAGAGACTTGGCAATGGATTAACTCCGGATTAAGTGCGAATTCTATTATTGGAATGTGGTTATCACCTGATGAATATGCCTATGCATTAACTTATGCATCGCACACATTGAATAGAAGTATTAATCCAACTGTTTCGATAATTGACGAAAACATCAATTTATTTAAATTGAATGTTTTTCCGAATCCTTTCAGTGATAATATTTATATCAGAACTGATTTTGATGTACCGGTTTACAATGGTACTCTAGTGGTTTTTGATATCAAGGGTGATATGATAATAAAAATGAATTTATCAAATTTTCAAAATTTTCAACTTTTAGACATAAATACTAAAGAATGGTCACCAGGAGCTTATTTCTATAGTATCATTTTGAATAATCACAGCCAAAGTGGTAAAATTTTAAAGGTGTATTAA
- a CDS encoding ORF6N domain-containing protein: protein MNKSIILREENIANFIYIIRGEKVMLDVDLANLYGIETRVLKQAVRRNLKRFPDDFMFTLTEEEIGWVVSQNVIPSRSLFGGAKPFAFTEQGVAMLSSVVNNNKAIQVNIAIMRTFVQFRKMLGTHKELALKLEQLEQKYDEQFKIVFTAIKQLISQEKNPIKKIGYKYCDKDSE, encoded by the coding sequence ATGAATAAATCAATCATTTTAAGAGAAGAAAACATTGCCAATTTCATTTATATCATCAGAGGCGAAAAAGTGATGCTTGATGTTGATCTGGCAAACTTATATGGAATTGAAACGCGTGTTTTAAAACAAGCCGTACGACGAAATCTCAAACGTTTTCCGGATGACTTCATGTTTACACTTACCGAAGAGGAAATTGGCTGGGTGGTATCACAAAATGTGATACCATCACGAAGTTTATTTGGTGGGGCGAAACCCTTTGCTTTTACAGAGCAAGGCGTTGCCATGTTATCCAGTGTGGTCAATAACAATAAAGCTATTCAGGTAAATATAGCTATTATGCGGACTTTTGTCCAGTTTCGAAAAATGCTTGGTACTCATAAAGAACTTGCTCTTAAACTTGAACAACTGGAACAGAAATATGATGAACAGTTTAAAATCGTATTTACAGCTATAAAACAATTGATTTCACAAGAAAAAAATCCAATAAAAAAGATAGGATATAAATATTGCGATAAAGATTCCGAATAA
- a CDS encoding acetoacetate--CoA ligase encodes MEEKILWIPDKKRIQNSQMNQFITYVNSQFNYHFADYPALYRWSIENPAQFWGEFWYYSGIKYDKVFDRVVDDPKRMPGAKWFQGARLNYAENLLQFRDDRVAIIFRGENGIERRITFKELYDESHRVVEGLKRLGIKKGDRVAAFMPNIPETVIAMLATASIGAIWSSSSPDFGIKGVLDRFTQIEPKVIFAADGYSYSGKWFDSQEKLKGILDKLPTVKYVVMVNFTGNLDLKKLPSYAMTWKEIARPVAGVMDFVQLPFDHPLYIMYSSGTTGLPKSIVHSAGGTLVQHLKELMLHCDLRKDDIIFYFTTCGWMMWNWFVSSLAIGATIVCYDGNPFHPSSDTLVKMTDELKITLFGTSAKYLASLEAVGVKPNEISAFPHLRTITSTGSPLSEESFEYIYRDWKKDVQLSSISGGTDIISCFVLGNPMLPVYRSEIQCSGLGMDVDCFDLNGKSVRNQKGELVCKTAFPSMPVYFWNDPEGEKYKNAYFTVYKNIWWHGDYMSMSDHGGVVMYGRSDATLNPGGVRIGTSEIYAVVENIEEIEDSVVVGQQYQGDERVILFVKLRQNHELTDDLIKKIKSLIRSCCSPRHVPAVIMETPGVPYTINGKKVEIAVKKLLHGEDVPNRDALANPAVLDYFKSLKITG; translated from the coding sequence ATGGAAGAAAAAATCTTATGGATCCCCGACAAGAAACGGATTCAGAATTCCCAGATGAATCAGTTCATCACCTATGTCAACAGTCAGTTCAATTACCATTTCGCCGATTATCCTGCTTTATACAGGTGGAGCATTGAGAATCCGGCGCAGTTCTGGGGTGAATTCTGGTATTACAGTGGGATAAAATATGATAAGGTTTTTGACCGTGTGGTGGATGATCCTAAGCGCATGCCTGGTGCCAAGTGGTTCCAGGGAGCACGGCTGAATTATGCTGAAAACCTGCTGCAGTTCCGTGACGACCGCGTAGCCATAATCTTCAGGGGAGAAAATGGCATTGAACGGCGTATCACATTTAAGGAACTTTATGATGAATCACATCGTGTTGTTGAAGGATTAAAGCGTCTGGGCATAAAAAAAGGTGATCGTGTAGCTGCTTTTATGCCTAATATTCCTGAAACAGTCATTGCCATGCTGGCTACTGCATCCATTGGCGCCATCTGGTCATCGTCATCACCCGATTTCGGCATCAAGGGAGTTCTCGATCGTTTCACACAGATTGAGCCCAAAGTCATTTTTGCCGCTGATGGTTATTCATATTCGGGCAAGTGGTTTGACTCACAGGAAAAGCTGAAAGGCATCCTCGATAAGCTGCCAACTGTAAAGTATGTGGTCATGGTCAATTTCACCGGAAACCTTGATCTGAAGAAGTTGCCTTCCTATGCCATGACGTGGAAAGAGATTGCCAGACCCGTTGCCGGTGTGATGGATTTTGTCCAGTTGCCATTTGATCACCCATTATATATCATGTATTCATCGGGTACTACAGGTCTGCCTAAAAGCATTGTCCACTCAGCCGGAGGAACACTGGTCCAGCATCTGAAAGAACTCATGCTTCACTGTGACCTCCGAAAAGATGACATAATTTTTTATTTCACCACCTGTGGATGGATGATGTGGAACTGGTTTGTGAGCAGCCTGGCCATTGGCGCCACTATTGTCTGTTATGATGGTAATCCGTTCCATCCTTCGTCCGACACTCTTGTCAAAATGACTGATGAGCTGAAGATCACCCTTTTCGGCACCAGCGCCAAATACCTGGCATCACTGGAGGCGGTAGGCGTAAAACCCAACGAAATATCTGCATTCCCTCACCTCAGGACTATTACCTCTACTGGCTCGCCGCTATCTGAAGAAAGCTTTGAATATATTTACAGGGACTGGAAGAAAGATGTCCAGCTGTCATCCATCTCAGGCGGTACGGATATCATTTCATGCTTTGTGCTCGGCAATCCAATGTTACCCGTATATCGCAGTGAAATACAGTGCAGTGGTCTGGGTATGGACGTGGATTGTTTTGACCTGAACGGTAAGTCGGTGCGCAATCAGAAAGGTGAGCTGGTATGCAAAACAGCATTCCCTTCCATGCCTGTTTATTTCTGGAATGATCCCGAAGGCGAAAAATATAAAAATGCCTATTTCACAGTTTATAAGAATATATGGTGGCATGGAGACTATATGAGCATGAGCGACCACGGAGGTGTGGTGATGTATGGACGATCAGATGCCACGCTCAATCCCGGCGGAGTGCGGATAGGGACATCCGAAATATATGCTGTGGTCGAAAACATCGAAGAAATTGAGGACTCCGTTGTTGTCGGGCAACAGTACCAAGGTGATGAGCGCGTCATCCTGTTTGTAAAGCTCAGACAAAATCATGAGCTGACCGATGACCTGATAAAAAAGATCAAGAGCCTGATACGCAGCTGCTGCAGCCCCCGCCATGTGCCGGCGGTCATCATGGAAACACCCGGTGTACCCTATACTATCAATGGCAAGAAGGTGGAGATTGCTGTCAAGAAATTATTGCACGGCGAGGATGTGCCGAACAGGGATGCATTAGCAAATCCGGCAGTGCTGGATTACTTCAAAAGTTTAAAAATTACGGGATGA
- a CDS encoding hydroxymethylglutaryl-CoA lyase translates to MEKIRITESPRDAIQGLKNFISTQAKIDYLNALLHVGFDVIDAGSFVSPSAIPQLRDMEKVLQKLDLSHTNTKLMVLIGNVKGAEKASEFEQITYLSFPFSVSETFLKLNINSGFDKARLLIDEFLDMSVVSGKTLVVYLTMAFGNPYGDKWSPDIVWKWTNKLISTGVEHISLSDITGVATTENIAKIFTVLKNEFPETDFGLHLHTTHTNWFEKVDAAFISGCRNFDSVISGFGGCPMTGYEMLGNLDTALLIDYCEKNNISLDIDRKEFVRAVEKAAAFYALGTSPSIHSHSVERIPK, encoded by the coding sequence ATGGAAAAGATCAGGATCACAGAAAGCCCACGTGATGCGATTCAGGGTCTGAAAAATTTTATTTCGACTCAGGCTAAGATTGACTATTTGAATGCACTATTGCATGTAGGCTTTGATGTGATAGATGCCGGCAGCTTTGTCTCTCCTTCTGCCATTCCTCAGCTCAGGGACATGGAAAAGGTGCTTCAAAAGCTGGATTTATCTCACACAAATACGAAGCTGATGGTGCTCATCGGCAATGTGAAAGGTGCGGAGAAAGCCAGTGAGTTTGAACAGATCACCTATCTGTCATTTCCCTTTTCTGTCTCGGAAACCTTCCTGAAGCTAAATATAAACTCCGGCTTTGACAAGGCCAGGCTGCTGATCGATGAATTCCTTGATATGTCGGTCGTATCCGGAAAAACACTGGTGGTCTATCTGACGATGGCTTTCGGCAATCCATACGGCGATAAGTGGAGTCCCGATATAGTGTGGAAATGGACGAATAAATTGATCAGCACAGGTGTTGAACATATTTCCCTATCCGACATCACCGGAGTAGCGACAACGGAGAACATTGCAAAGATTTTTACGGTTCTCAAAAATGAATTTCCTGAGACCGATTTTGGCCTGCATCTGCATACTACTCACACAAACTGGTTTGAAAAAGTCGATGCAGCTTTTATCAGCGGATGCCGTAACTTCGATTCGGTCATCAGCGGCTTCGGCGGTTGCCCGATGACAGGTTATGAGATGCTCGGGAATCTGGATACAGCATTATTGATTGACTATTGTGAAAAAAATAATATCTCTTTAGATATTGATAGAAAAGAATTTGTTCGGGCTGTCGAAAAAGCGGCTGCTTTTTATGCACTTGGGACATCACCCTCAATCCACTCTCATTCAGTCGAGCGAATACCGAAGTAG
- a CDS encoding acetyl-CoA carboxylase biotin carboxyl carrier protein subunit — MAPIPGRIFKLNVKEGDTISKGDVVLVIDAMKMENNISSKRDGTIKKILVKLNDMVDAGTKLIEIE, encoded by the coding sequence ATGGCTCCTATCCCTGGCAGGATATTCAAGTTGAATGTGAAAGAAGGCGACACCATCAGTAAGGGCGATGTGGTGCTGGTCATCGATGCCATGAAGATGGAGAATAACATCTCTTCGAAAAGGGATGGAACGATTAAAAAGATACTTGTGAAGCTGAATGATATGGTTGATGCCGGAACTAAACTGATTGAAATTGAATAG